In one window of Caballeronia sp. TF1N1 DNA:
- a CDS encoding VOC family protein, which yields MSKLIHTMIRVQDLDRSLRFYQNALNLETAHRLDFPDFTLVYLRNDETDAEIELTWNKGRAEPYTHGDGYGHVAVSVADAKAERERLIELGMTPNDLREFRDDDGALIARYFFIQDPDGYKIEVLERHGHYQ from the coding sequence ATGTCAAAGCTGATCCACACGATGATTCGTGTGCAGGACCTCGACCGCTCGCTGCGCTTCTACCAGAACGCGCTGAATCTCGAGACGGCGCACCGGCTGGACTTCCCGGACTTCACGCTCGTCTATTTGCGTAACGACGAAACCGACGCTGAAATCGAACTCACGTGGAACAAGGGACGCGCCGAGCCCTACACCCATGGCGATGGCTACGGACACGTCGCCGTGAGTGTCGCGGATGCCAAGGCCGAGCGTGAGCGTCTCATCGAACTGGGCATGACGCCCAACGACCTGCGCGAATTCCGCGACGACGACGGCGCGCTCATCGCCCGTTACTTCTTCATTCAGGACCCGGACGGATACAAGATCGAAGTGTTGGAGCGGCACGGCCATTATCAGTAA
- a CDS encoding twin-arginine translocation signal domain-containing protein, giving the protein MRDTIIPIVAPRRAGDVIEAGVRHSETQAAPPKIALTRREFLRGSGVLVGTLAVTSVFASLAPSRVWALELQGFDTHQGEVLLAFTRQVFPHPTLDNAVYALVVKDLDAKAKADPAVRQQLADGIGKLDAGAGSDWTKRAAADQAKDVAALAGTPFFETIRSTAVVSLYSNAMAYAHFGYGASKGDGGYLYQGFNNLSWLPDPPVAASGPIPKDG; this is encoded by the coding sequence ATGCGAGACACGATCATTCCGATCGTCGCGCCGCGGCGGGCGGGCGACGTCATCGAGGCGGGCGTGCGGCACTCGGAAACGCAAGCCGCGCCGCCTAAAATTGCGTTGACACGACGCGAATTCCTGCGCGGTTCGGGCGTGCTGGTCGGCACGCTCGCCGTGACCTCGGTGTTCGCGAGCCTGGCGCCAAGCCGCGTGTGGGCGCTCGAACTGCAAGGGTTCGACACGCATCAGGGCGAAGTGTTGCTTGCGTTCACGCGCCAGGTGTTTCCGCATCCCACGCTGGACAACGCCGTATATGCGCTCGTCGTCAAAGACCTCGACGCGAAGGCCAAGGCCGATCCGGCCGTGCGTCAACAACTCGCCGATGGCATCGGCAAGCTCGATGCCGGCGCCGGTTCCGACTGGACCAAACGCGCCGCGGCGGACCAGGCAAAGGATGTCGCGGCGCTTGCCGGCACACCGTTCTTCGAAACCATTCGCAGCACCGCGGTCGTCTCGCTCTACAGCAACGCGATGGCGTATGCGCACTTCGGCTATGGGGCATCGAAGGGAGACGGAGGCTATCTCTATCAGGGCTTCAACAATCTGTCATGGCTGCCGGACCCGCCGGTCGCCGCAAGCGGACCGATTCCGAAAGACGGCTGA
- a CDS encoding CsgG/HfaB family protein — MNKNNFKFSAMRAALGAAVIGSMLLTGCVTAPMPSAGNATLTPPTRVTRDLTHLPPPKGRIVAAVYGFRDLTGQYKPSPDSSFSSQVTQGGASFLVKAMRDSGWFTPVERENLQDLLTERKIMRALETPDDKNRAIPQIGSLAPASIVLEGGIVGYDSNIRTGGAGVAYLGISASQQYRVDQVTVNLRAVDIRNGTILNSVSTTKTIYSIQVDTGVYRFIGFKDLLQAELGMTRNEPQQLCVNEAIESALVHLIVQGVANQSWSLKDTKDWYDPTMQRYLQENQGYAATMEQINPAYSPEKIDPPSASAAKS, encoded by the coding sequence ATGAATAAGAACAACTTCAAATTTTCCGCGATGCGCGCCGCGCTCGGCGCCGCCGTCATCGGTTCGATGCTGCTCACCGGTTGCGTGACCGCGCCGATGCCCTCGGCGGGAAACGCAACCCTCACGCCGCCGACGCGCGTGACCCGCGATCTCACGCACCTGCCGCCGCCTAAAGGACGCATCGTCGCGGCCGTGTATGGCTTTCGCGATCTGACGGGCCAATACAAGCCGTCGCCGGACAGTTCGTTTTCCTCGCAAGTGACACAAGGCGGCGCGTCGTTCCTCGTGAAAGCCATGCGCGATTCGGGCTGGTTCACGCCGGTCGAACGCGAGAATCTCCAGGACCTGCTCACCGAACGCAAGATCATGCGGGCGCTCGAAACGCCCGACGACAAGAACCGCGCGATTCCGCAGATCGGATCGCTGGCGCCGGCGAGCATCGTGCTGGAAGGCGGCATCGTCGGCTACGACTCGAACATTCGCACGGGCGGCGCGGGCGTCGCGTATCTGGGGATTTCGGCGTCGCAGCAGTATCGCGTGGATCAGGTGACGGTGAACCTGCGTGCCGTGGATATTCGCAACGGCACCATTCTCAACAGCGTCTCGACCACCAAAACTATCTATTCGATTCAGGTCGATACGGGCGTGTACCGCTTCATCGGCTTCAAGGATCTGTTGCAGGCCGAACTCGGCATGACGCGCAACGAGCCGCAACAGTTGTGCGTGAACGAAGCGATCGAATCGGCGCTCGTGCATCTGATCGTGCAAGGCGTGGCCAATCAGTCGTGGTCGCTCAAGGACACGAAGGACTGGTATGACCCGACCATGCAGCGCTACTTGCAGGAAAACCAGGGCTATGCCGCGACGATGGAGCAGATCAATCCCGCGTATAGCCCCGAGAAGATCGATCCGCCGAGCGCATCGGCGGCCAAGAGCTAA
- a CDS encoding glycoside hydrolase family 28 protein yields the protein MRNCIHSSSKRETKSSPSRIAAAWLSSVTTVFALGACGGSSSTPTNAAVENNGEAPAASAASAASAASAASAAAPASAAIPASTATPAPAASDATPAQTASDAAPASDSAVVTPPAGFKVGTTLYDAALPPEPSLPTAAQVCKELPATLSALPNGLLPESADATDTAPDTARIQAALNDCANKSSTSLATNKAVHLMAGSGGANAFLAGALTMPTGITLWIDQGVTLFASRDPRQYDKTKGTASCGVITASDNGCLALINASKVANVAVMGDGVIDGRGGSPLVSSVPNDPNLLKRPDGTTMSWWDIGWKANKVLNQAQNNPRLVQISNGRNFTLYRVTLQNAPKFHVVPSGIDGFTAWAVKIYTPTAAYEAMTNYLGMPYSPATAKNTDGIDPGSSGVITSNAGNPGRLAGDASNILIAYSFIRTGDDNMAIKGGTGTVNGRTYNLTVAHSHFYEGHGMSIGSETAGTDNGAANPDVVAVNGVLPSVSNVNVYDLAIDGADNGLRIKSDWSRSRLISNIRYSNICIRTPSSSPDGNPQALIFSPYYSATKNGGLYPNMQGIALDGVRIVNASSYTFQGFNSASPIMQGSGWSGGTAGVPNPPVVNPLVISLNNVIADMAPAGFAVSDALIAIGADGTNLPFQTAGSVTVTRSTNTGTSGPVDCSAAFVPFPGQGA from the coding sequence ATGAGAAATTGCATCCACAGCAGTTCAAAGAGAGAAACCAAGAGCAGTCCGTCGCGGATCGCGGCCGCGTGGCTTTCATCGGTTACGACGGTGTTCGCGCTCGGCGCTTGCGGCGGCTCTTCGTCCACGCCGACAAACGCGGCGGTCGAGAATAACGGCGAAGCACCGGCGGCTTCGGCGGCTTCAGCGGCTTCAGCGGCTTCAGCGGCTTCGGCGGCTGCGCCTGCATCGGCAGCTATTCCTGCATCGACCGCTACACCGGCGCCAGCCGCCTCAGACGCCACGCCTGCGCAAACCGCGTCCGATGCCGCGCCCGCCAGTGACTCGGCCGTCGTCACGCCGCCCGCAGGCTTCAAGGTCGGCACGACGCTCTACGACGCCGCATTGCCGCCCGAACCGTCGTTGCCCACCGCCGCGCAAGTCTGCAAGGAACTGCCCGCCACGCTCTCCGCGCTGCCAAACGGCCTCCTGCCCGAAAGCGCCGACGCCACCGACACCGCGCCCGACACCGCGCGCATTCAGGCCGCGCTCAACGACTGCGCGAACAAGTCGAGCACGAGTCTCGCGACCAACAAGGCCGTGCATCTAATGGCCGGATCGGGCGGCGCGAACGCGTTTCTCGCAGGCGCGCTGACCATGCCGACCGGCATCACCTTGTGGATCGATCAGGGCGTCACGCTCTTCGCGTCGCGCGACCCGCGTCAGTACGACAAGACCAAGGGGACGGCGAGTTGCGGCGTCATCACCGCGAGCGACAACGGCTGTCTCGCGCTCATCAACGCGAGCAAGGTCGCCAATGTCGCGGTGATGGGCGACGGTGTCATCGACGGGCGCGGCGGCAGTCCCCTCGTGAGCAGCGTGCCGAACGACCCGAATCTGCTCAAACGCCCCGACGGCACCACCATGAGCTGGTGGGACATCGGCTGGAAGGCCAACAAGGTGCTGAATCAGGCGCAGAACAATCCGCGCCTCGTGCAGATCAGCAACGGGCGCAATTTCACGTTGTACCGCGTGACGTTGCAGAATGCGCCGAAGTTCCATGTGGTGCCGAGCGGCATCGACGGCTTCACGGCATGGGCCGTCAAGATCTACACGCCGACGGCCGCCTATGAAGCCATGACGAACTATCTCGGCATGCCGTATAGCCCCGCCACCGCGAAGAACACCGACGGCATCGATCCCGGCAGTTCGGGCGTCATCACGAGCAATGCGGGCAATCCCGGCAGGCTCGCGGGGGACGCGAGCAACATCCTGATCGCCTATTCGTTCATCCGCACCGGCGACGACAACATGGCGATCAAGGGCGGCACGGGCACGGTCAACGGCCGGACCTATAACCTCACCGTTGCGCATAGTCACTTCTACGAAGGCCACGGCATGTCGATCGGCAGCGAAACCGCTGGCACCGACAACGGCGCGGCCAATCCGGATGTCGTCGCGGTGAACGGCGTCTTGCCGAGCGTGAGCAACGTCAATGTCTACGATCTCGCGATCGACGGCGCGGATAACGGCCTGCGCATCAAGTCGGACTGGAGCCGCAGCAGACTGATCTCGAACATCCGCTATTCGAACATTTGCATCCGCACGCCTTCGTCGTCGCCGGACGGCAACCCGCAGGCACTCATCTTCTCGCCGTATTACAGCGCGACGAAGAATGGCGGCCTTTATCCGAACATGCAGGGCATCGCGCTCGATGGCGTGCGTATCGTGAATGCATCGAGCTATACGTTTCAGGGCTTCAATTCGGCAAGTCCCATCATGCAAGGCTCCGGATGGTCCGGCGGCACGGCGGGTGTGCCGAATCCGCCGGTCGTGAATCCGCTCGTGATTTCGCTCAACAACGTTATCGCGGATATGGCGCCGGCTGGCTTCGCCGTGTCGGATGCGCTTATTGCCATTGGCGCGGATGGAACGAATCTGCCCTTTCAGACCGCCGGCAGCGTGACGGTCACGCGTTCGACCAACACGGGCACGTCAGGCCCGGTCGATTGCAGCGCCGCCTTCGTGCCTTTCCCGGGGCAAGGCGCGTAA
- a CDS encoding bifunctional diguanylate cyclase/phosphodiesterase translates to MAGESHYVECTRRLDGFGAAFFGVLLVAAVTPFIPLPWNLLLAAIAIAAVVVIQQMQRAHRQTFVARQLSNGLLSIADDCIKLLSPDGKVVCISEVGQRLIEARAADDVVGIDWLALWDGPDARRAFERAKAGESTSFTGACCTMRGNLRWWTSTFAPVYGEFGKLIAVLCKSRDITAERTLIDELRGKARVQKDMEDHVDAVFWTASHDFRELLHVSSAFERMWEMPVSALEADETAWSQRVHPEDIAGLRTQMRAAVNTAMPAQSYFRLRLPEERTRWVRADIYPVSEDGAVSRVVSVCVDATEERNRLQQLHRLANIDSLTGLHNRNAIVEALDARCASGEPFAYLFVDIDRFKSINDTAGHTAGDTVLKALASRIQEALPPDAIVARPGGDEFTVILPGAFDHEQIARACRRLAIACHRPIAMDCKSIAMTCSIGVALFPEHGSSPESLFISADMAMYAAKRAGRNTFRVFGEREKDELARAHLESELLNAIRQNQFLLHFQPQYRVDSGTLVGVEALLRWNHPLLGLLGPGAFVPMLEESGLIVEAGHWIIREAVQAASRLSHAMPAVHSMAVNVSPKQFRDPRLVSVLRHAIKRCCIDPNNVTLEITESALIENVDDAQDVLSKVREMGVRIAIDDFGTGYSSLNYLTRFRPDVLKLDKSFVDNIATDEMMRIVVEGVIELAHKLRVTVVAEGVETAEQLDCLREAGCDKVQGYLLSRPVPLDSLLKTVTKVQRLAAG, encoded by the coding sequence GTGGCCGGCGAATCTCACTATGTCGAATGCACACGGCGTCTGGACGGCTTCGGAGCCGCGTTCTTCGGCGTTTTGCTGGTCGCCGCGGTGACGCCTTTCATTCCGCTGCCGTGGAACCTGTTGCTCGCGGCCATCGCCATCGCGGCGGTCGTCGTGATCCAGCAGATGCAGCGCGCGCACCGGCAAACCTTCGTCGCGCGTCAGCTCTCGAATGGTCTTCTCTCCATCGCGGACGACTGCATCAAGCTATTGAGTCCGGACGGTAAGGTCGTCTGCATCTCCGAAGTCGGCCAGCGCCTGATCGAAGCGCGCGCCGCCGACGATGTCGTCGGCATCGACTGGCTCGCGCTCTGGGACGGCCCCGACGCGCGCCGCGCTTTCGAACGCGCAAAGGCCGGCGAATCCACGTCCTTTACCGGCGCGTGCTGCACCATGCGCGGCAATCTGCGCTGGTGGACTTCCACTTTCGCGCCGGTCTACGGCGAGTTCGGCAAGCTGATAGCGGTACTTTGCAAGTCGCGCGACATCACGGCGGAGCGCACGCTCATCGACGAATTGCGGGGCAAGGCGCGCGTGCAGAAGGACATGGAGGATCACGTCGATGCCGTGTTCTGGACCGCGAGCCACGACTTCCGCGAACTGCTGCATGTGAGTTCGGCATTCGAGCGCATGTGGGAAATGCCCGTGTCCGCGCTCGAAGCGGACGAGACCGCATGGTCGCAGCGCGTGCATCCCGAGGATATCGCCGGGCTGCGCACGCAGATGCGCGCCGCCGTCAACACGGCCATGCCCGCGCAAAGTTATTTCCGTTTGCGCTTGCCGGAGGAACGCACCCGCTGGGTTCGTGCGGATATCTATCCCGTCAGCGAAGACGGCGCGGTGTCGCGCGTGGTGAGCGTTTGCGTCGATGCCACCGAGGAGCGCAACCGGCTTCAGCAATTGCATCGCCTGGCGAACATCGACAGCCTCACGGGTCTTCATAATCGCAACGCGATCGTCGAGGCGCTCGACGCGCGCTGCGCATCGGGCGAGCCGTTCGCTTATCTCTTCGTCGATATCGACCGCTTCAAGTCCATCAACGACACCGCCGGCCACACCGCCGGCGACACCGTGCTCAAAGCCCTGGCCTCGCGCATTCAGGAAGCGCTGCCGCCCGATGCAATCGTCGCGCGGCCGGGCGGCGACGAGTTCACCGTGATCCTGCCGGGCGCGTTCGATCACGAACAAATCGCGCGGGCGTGCCGACGGCTTGCCATTGCGTGTCATCGCCCGATAGCGATGGATTGCAAGAGCATCGCGATGACCTGTTCGATCGGCGTGGCGCTCTTTCCCGAGCACGGCAGTTCGCCCGAGTCGCTCTTCATCAGCGCCGACATGGCCATGTACGCGGCCAAACGCGCGGGCCGCAACACGTTCCGCGTGTTCGGCGAGCGCGAGAAGGACGAACTGGCGCGCGCGCATCTCGAATCCGAACTGTTGAACGCGATTCGCCAGAACCAGTTCCTGCTGCATTTCCAGCCGCAATATCGCGTGGATTCCGGCACGCTCGTGGGCGTGGAAGCGCTGTTGCGCTGGAATCATCCGCTGCTCGGTCTGCTCGGTCCGGGCGCGTTCGTGCCGATGCTCGAAGAGAGCGGCTTGATCGTCGAAGCGGGGCACTGGATCATTCGCGAAGCCGTGCAGGCGGCGTCCCGACTCTCGCATGCAATGCCCGCCGTGCATTCGATGGCGGTGAACGTATCGCCGAAACAGTTCCGCGATCCGCGTCTCGTCTCCGTGCTTAGGCACGCGATCAAGCGATGCTGTATCGACCCGAACAACGTCACGCTGGAAATTACGGAGTCGGCGCTGATCGAAAACGTCGACGATGCACAGGACGTGCTGTCGAAAGTGCGCGAGATGGGCGTGCGGATTGCCATCGACGATTTCGGCACCGGCTATTCGAGTCTCAACTATCTGACGCGTTTCAGGCCCGACGTGCTGAAGCTCGACAAGTCTTTCGTCGATAACATCGCCACCGACGAGATGATGCGCATCGTGGTGGAAGGCGTGATCGAGCTCGCGCATAAGCTCCGTGTGACGGTCGTCGCGGAAGGCGTGGAAACGGCAGAGCAACTGGACTGTCTGCGCGAGGCGGGTTGCGACAAGGTGCAGGGCTATTTGCTGAGCCGGCCGGTCCCGCTCGACTCGCTGCTCAAGACAGTCACGAAAGTGCAGCGGCTGGCAGCGGGCTGA
- a CDS encoding curli assembly protein CsgF: MKITAPAKRALLACALSMTLAAAHATSLVYEPVNPNFGGNPLNGTNLLNEANAQNKYKDPSLSDLGTSSQSTLDQFNTQLQQAILSRVASSISSSIVGTDGTLHPGTINTGNFSIAITQVTGGNLQVTTTDKTTGASTTFVVGNGQ; the protein is encoded by the coding sequence ATGAAGATCACTGCGCCCGCAAAACGCGCGTTGCTCGCCTGCGCGCTCTCGATGACGCTCGCCGCCGCACACGCCACCTCGCTCGTCTATGAACCGGTCAATCCGAACTTCGGCGGCAACCCGCTGAACGGCACGAACCTGCTCAACGAAGCGAACGCCCAGAACAAGTACAAGGACCCGTCGCTGTCGGATCTCGGCACGAGCAGCCAGTCCACGCTCGACCAGTTCAACACGCAACTTCAGCAGGCGATCCTGTCGCGCGTCGCATCGTCGATTTCGAGCTCGATCGTCGGCACCGACGGCACCTTGCATCCGGGCACGATCAACACGGGCAATTTCTCGATTGCGATCACGCAAGTCACGGGCGGCAATCTGCAAGTGACGACCACGGACAAGACCACGGGCGCATCGACGACCTTCGTCGTTGGCAACGGACAGTGA
- a CDS encoding ribbon-helix-helix domain-containing protein, which translates to MCGVYINADPILYESRTRSLRIHGVITTVRLENLFWDVLQEIAERENLTTSQFAVKLYDELIALRGEMPTNFASFLRVCCLRYLSIREVKKAPAESEARVGNALNDSGLRVLKAR; encoded by the coding sequence ATGTGCGGGGTCTATATCAACGCCGATCCGATTCTGTATGAATCGCGCACGCGCTCGCTGCGCATTCACGGAGTGATCACCACGGTCAGGCTGGAGAATCTGTTCTGGGATGTGCTGCAGGAAATCGCGGAGCGCGAAAATCTGACGACGAGTCAGTTCGCGGTGAAGCTCTACGACGAGTTGATCGCACTGCGTGGCGAGATGCCAACCAACTTCGCCTCATTCTTGCGCGTGTGCTGCCTGCGGTATCTATCGATTCGCGAAGTGAAGAAGGCGCCAGCCGAAAGCGAAGCGCGCGTGGGCAATGCGTTGAATGATTCGGGGTTGAGGGTGTTGAAGGCGCGGTAG
- a CDS encoding TetR/AcrR family transcriptional regulator yields the protein MIKPKQRDAERTKAALLEAAAEAFAQNGFASTRVEDVAQSVGLTKRLVFYYFDSKEKLYIATLEAAYQRIRREEEALGDANMPPREALAQICAFTFDYYVSHPSFVRLVASENIEGGAFLAKSGVVRESNQGIIRLLDAILERGREQGVFRRDVSAKDVHMTISSLAFFCIANQHTFGTLFDIDMKAEAFLVAKRAQIVDIVDRFLMPSSS from the coding sequence ATGATCAAGCCTAAACAACGCGACGCCGAACGCACGAAAGCGGCCTTGCTCGAAGCCGCCGCCGAAGCGTTCGCTCAAAACGGTTTCGCCTCCACGCGCGTGGAAGACGTCGCGCAAAGCGTCGGACTCACCAAACGGCTCGTCTTTTACTACTTCGATTCAAAAGAGAAACTGTATATCGCGACGCTCGAAGCGGCGTATCAGCGCATCCGTCGCGAGGAAGAAGCGCTCGGCGACGCCAACATGCCGCCACGCGAAGCGCTCGCGCAAATCTGCGCCTTCACGTTCGATTATTACGTGAGCCATCCGAGCTTCGTGCGGCTCGTGGCAAGCGAGAACATAGAAGGCGGCGCATTCCTCGCGAAATCGGGCGTGGTGCGCGAGAGCAATCAGGGCATCATTCGCCTGCTCGACGCCATCCTCGAACGCGGCCGCGAGCAAGGCGTATTTCGCCGCGATGTCAGCGCGAAGGACGTGCACATGACCATCAGCAGCCTGGCTTTTTTCTGCATCGCGAATCAGCACACCTTCGGCACGCTGTTCGATATCGACATGAAAGCCGAAGCGTTTCTCGTGGCCAAGCGCGCGCAGATCGTGGATATCGTCGACCGGTTTTTAATGCCTTCTAGCAGTTGA
- a CDS encoding curli production assembly/transport protein CsgE produces the protein MCITFWGSITGAHAQDAEAPAIATHVTTSAQAQPLISLPSTPTPSPLNRGTALPAANGAPLSSRGTVNGSSSLDKGDTLADTPRARGADVNGQKPLDDALGGVVTTDTVTLAGQDFYNWFAQAWGAIPLSERYIVSVHERPSARYGSLVWVEFGQRRVFQAFLPIARSNVKPVAENAAQIAFQNVMQADISRLLFRDADMATDEL, from the coding sequence GTGTGCATCACGTTTTGGGGAAGTATCACGGGCGCTCACGCGCAGGACGCGGAAGCGCCGGCCATCGCCACGCATGTGACGACCTCGGCGCAAGCTCAGCCGCTCATTTCGCTGCCGAGCACGCCGACGCCCAGCCCGCTGAACCGCGGCACCGCGCTGCCCGCCGCCAATGGCGCGCCTCTCAGCTCGCGCGGCACGGTGAACGGTTCGTCATCGCTCGACAAGGGCGATACCCTCGCCGATACCCCGCGTGCCCGCGGCGCCGACGTCAACGGTCAGAAGCCGCTCGACGATGCGCTCGGCGGCGTCGTCACCACCGACACCGTGACGCTCGCCGGCCAGGACTTCTACAACTGGTTCGCGCAGGCATGGGGCGCGATTCCCCTCTCCGAGCGCTACATCGTCTCGGTGCACGAGCGGCCCTCGGCGCGCTACGGCAGCCTCGTGTGGGTCGAGTTCGGGCAACGCCGCGTGTTCCAGGCGTTCCTGCCGATCGCTCGCTCCAATGTGAAGCCGGTGGCGGAAAACGCGGCGCAGATCGCGTTTCAGAACGTCATGCAGGCCGACATATCGCGCCTCTTGTTCCGCGACGCCGACATGGCGACGGACGAACTCTAA
- a CDS encoding GMC family oxidoreductase, producing MYAGNKVQFKQSDDHVVVIIGSGAGGGTLANELAQKGIDVVVLEAGGSHTQSDFATEEWNAFQMLSWLDKRTTSGSWRVAKDFPNLPAWICKTVGGTTVHWAGASLRIQPWEFKAKSTYGDIKDANLLDWPVTRDELNPYYDRAEKKLGVTRTNGFPGLPGNNNFKVMSAGAEKVGYKECNTGHMAINSTVRDDRAHCFQRGFCFQGCRMGAKWSTLYTELPRAQATGHMELRTQAHVVRIEHDARGKASGVVYYDASGKLQRQKARVVAVAGNSIETPRLLLNSQSSKFPDGLANGSGQVGRNYMRHTTGSVYGVFEDKVEMFKGTTMAGIIEDEAVFDPKRGFAGGYHLETVSLGLPFYAAFVDPGAWGPSFAQTMDQYAYTAGMWIVGEDMPRETNRVTLNSDVKDQYGQPVANVHFDDHPNDQAMREHAYKQGSAVYEAAGAKMTYRVPPYPSTHNLGTARMSARAEDGVCNKHGQTHEVANLYISDGSQFTTGAAENPTLTIVTLAIRQADYIAGQMNARRV from the coding sequence ATGTACGCAGGCAACAAGGTGCAGTTCAAGCAGAGCGACGACCATGTGGTCGTCATCATCGGTTCGGGCGCGGGCGGCGGGACGCTCGCCAACGAACTTGCCCAGAAAGGGATCGACGTGGTGGTGTTGGAAGCGGGCGGCTCGCATACGCAAAGCGATTTTGCGACGGAGGAATGGAACGCGTTTCAAATGCTGTCGTGGCTCGACAAGCGCACGACGTCCGGATCGTGGCGCGTGGCGAAGGACTTCCCGAATCTGCCCGCATGGATCTGCAAGACGGTGGGCGGCACCACCGTGCACTGGGCGGGCGCGAGCCTGCGCATCCAGCCGTGGGAGTTCAAGGCGAAGTCCACGTATGGCGATATCAAGGACGCGAACCTGCTCGACTGGCCCGTCACGCGCGACGAGCTGAACCCGTACTACGACCGCGCAGAGAAGAAGCTGGGTGTCACGCGCACCAACGGTTTCCCCGGACTGCCCGGCAACAACAACTTCAAGGTGATGTCGGCGGGCGCGGAGAAGGTCGGATACAAGGAATGCAACACCGGCCACATGGCGATCAACAGCACCGTGCGTGATGACCGCGCGCATTGCTTCCAGCGTGGCTTCTGCTTTCAAGGCTGCCGCATGGGCGCGAAGTGGTCGACGCTCTATACCGAACTGCCGCGCGCGCAGGCCACGGGGCACATGGAGTTGCGCACGCAGGCGCACGTGGTGCGCATTGAACACGATGCGCGCGGCAAGGCGAGCGGCGTCGTCTACTACGACGCGAGCGGCAAGCTGCAACGTCAGAAAGCGCGCGTCGTCGCGGTGGCGGGCAATTCCATCGAGACGCCGCGCCTCTTGCTGAACTCGCAATCGAGCAAGTTTCCGGACGGGCTCGCGAACGGCTCGGGACAGGTGGGCCGCAACTATATGCGCCACACGACGGGTTCGGTCTACGGCGTGTTCGAAGACAAGGTCGAGATGTTCAAGGGCACGACGATGGCGGGCATCATCGAGGATGAAGCCGTGTTCGATCCCAAGCGCGGTTTCGCGGGTGGCTACCATCTGGAAACGGTGTCGCTCGGTCTGCCGTTTTATGCTGCTTTCGTGGATCCGGGCGCGTGGGGTCCGAGCTTCGCGCAGACCATGGATCAGTACGCTTACACGGCGGGCATGTGGATCGTCGGCGAGGACATGCCGCGCGAGACGAATCGCGTGACGCTCAATTCGGACGTGAAGGATCAATACGGCCAGCCGGTGGCGAACGTCCATTTCGACGATCATCCGAACGACCAAGCAATGCGCGAGCATGCCTACAAGCAGGGCAGCGCCGTGTACGAGGCGGCCGGCGCGAAGATGACGTATCGCGTGCCGCCGTATCCATCGACGCACAATCTCGGCACGGCCCGTATGAGCGCGCGTGCCGAGGACGGCGTGTGCAACAAGCATGGCCAGACCCACGAGGTTGCGAACCTGTATATCTCCGACGGCAGCCAGTTCACGACGGGCGCGGCGGAAAATCCGACGCTCACCATCGTGACGCTCGCGATCCGGCAGGCGGATTACATCGCGGGACAGATGAACGCGCGCCGTGTTTGA